A section of the Candidatus Neomarinimicrobiota bacterium genome encodes:
- a CDS encoding VCBS repeat-containing protein, whose protein sequence is MILRCSFLFLALLPPVVCAQTFERQIDPFPVISGGVVVETPFLGGFNQPVPQFVDWDRDGLLDLFVLDQDGRLQFYRNGGSPGEPQFQLDTKWFQKLDVGRWYRFVDHDLDGDPDLLCQTPGSSAVSVYRNSDDMFELATDRLVTDDGALVSGGQIVIPTLADIDGDGWPDLFVGSLAGTVTHYSNLGLKDHLPLFHLESETFQDISIVWVPGRGDRHGANALEFYDIDADNDFDLFWGDLFQPGLFFLENVGTRDTPDIRDSLMVVTYPQSRPVATAGFNVPRFADVDSDGDGDLFIGVQSGAYGTDYTNNFWHYENVGMESFADFEFKTVNAITTLDIIASSIPALADIDNDGDDDLFVGNEFDPQNPGWKGTVTFFRNSGTAYEPSFSLEDSSFFDIPIGNNLSPDFTDIDCDGDLDAFVGDWNGKIHLLENNGSVDFHQFDYAGEVSGIDLSGRASPVFADWDGDGD, encoded by the coding sequence ATGATTCTGCGCTGCAGCTTCTTATTTCTTGCTCTCCTCCCTCCGGTTGTCTGCGCTCAAACCTTTGAGCGGCAGATTGATCCATTTCCAGTAATCTCAGGCGGTGTCGTCGTCGAGACGCCCTTCCTGGGCGGTTTCAACCAGCCGGTCCCACAGTTCGTCGATTGGGACCGTGACGGCCTTCTCGATCTATTTGTTCTGGATCAGGACGGCAGGTTGCAATTCTATCGCAACGGCGGCTCACCCGGAGAGCCTCAGTTTCAGCTTGATACGAAGTGGTTTCAGAAGCTCGATGTTGGAAGATGGTATAGATTTGTCGATCATGATCTCGACGGAGATCCAGATCTGCTGTGCCAGACGCCAGGGTCATCCGCCGTCTCCGTCTATCGCAACAGTGACGACATGTTTGAGTTGGCGACGGATCGATTGGTCACAGACGACGGAGCTCTCGTGAGTGGAGGGCAGATTGTGATCCCGACGCTGGCCGATATCGACGGAGACGGTTGGCCTGATCTGTTTGTGGGTTCGTTGGCGGGAACGGTCACCCATTATAGTAATCTCGGCTTGAAAGATCACTTGCCTCTCTTTCATCTTGAGTCGGAGACATTCCAGGACATATCTATCGTCTGGGTTCCCGGCAGGGGCGACAGGCACGGAGCCAACGCGCTGGAGTTCTATGACATAGACGCCGACAACGATTTCGATCTGTTCTGGGGCGATCTCTTCCAGCCGGGGCTCTTCTTTCTCGAGAATGTCGGCACACGGGATACGCCTGATATTCGAGACAGCCTGATGGTAGTCACTTATCCTCAATCCCGTCCGGTGGCGACAGCCGGCTTCAACGTACCCCGTTTTGCTGACGTCGATTCTGATGGTGACGGCGACCTCTTTATCGGCGTCCAGTCCGGCGCCTACGGAACCGACTATACGAACAACTTTTGGCACTACGAAAATGTGGGCATGGAGTCGTTCGCTGACTTCGAGTTCAAGACGGTGAACGCTATCACTACCCTCGATATAATCGCCAGTTCAATCCCAGCGCTGGCAGATATAGACAATGATGGCGATGACGATCTTTTCGTCGGCAACGAGTTCGATCCGCAAAATCCCGGGTGGAAAGGAACTGTCACTTTCTTCAGGAACAGCGGCACGGCCTATGAACCGAGCTTCAGCCTCGAGGACTCGAGTTTCTTCGACATTCCTATCGGGAACAACCTGTCGCCTGACTTCACCGACATCGATTGCGACGGTGACTTAGACGCATTCGTTGGCGACTGGAACGGCAAGATTCACTTGCTTGAGAATAACGGCAGTGTCGACTTTCATCAGTTCGATTATGCCGGCGAAGTGAGCGGTATTGATCTGAGCGGCAGGGCGTCACCCGTCTTCGCTGACTGGGACGGCGACGGCGAT
- a CDS encoding multiheme c-type cytochrome → MTRFGISIPLTSSLLFLLACEHTEEIPPDDEFPIQTVFKVEDFEPATECKSCHPTQYREWSGSMHAYAMKDPVWFTSHTNEQQHFAVEGDRDLGQFCIMCHSPVAFLTEAIEDPSSLTIDDTSSLAPQVREGIGCSFCHATTHMSPTTEVAASGGDFEAIFYFLNTGNVKYGTLQDPIANSAHESQYHPDYDKSEFCRGCHDMTIDGLDAEVTFTEWSGTAFQAMGVECQTCHMQTYGGYAVDRELFPEAPLRENLHRHSFAGVDRALTAFRQEDAQLEAIEDLMKVTAELNFQPSLPDTVLSGDTLQISLIVTNSAGHSLPSGVTFARQLWLEVTAVQEGDTLYESGFLNEDLDLYDFYLDPEGVIDPDITVFRTVLYNAEGDSGLRHVSVERISHFTDNTIPAQGSKTVRYPVILDDAFEGIMDVNIRLRMRALPPFLLRELGHGEFVPRLTIFDIAALSGSVTVRSGG, encoded by the coding sequence GTGACTAGATTCGGAATATCCATACCGCTAACGTCATCACTCCTGTTCCTCCTTGCGTGTGAGCATACGGAAGAGATACCTCCTGATGATGAATTCCCCATTCAGACCGTCTTCAAGGTAGAGGACTTCGAACCGGCGACGGAGTGCAAGTCGTGCCATCCGACCCAATACAGAGAGTGGTCCGGTTCCATGCACGCCTACGCCATGAAGGATCCTGTATGGTTTACCTCACACACAAATGAACAGCAGCACTTCGCTGTGGAGGGAGACCGGGACTTGGGACAGTTCTGCATAATGTGCCACTCGCCTGTAGCTTTCCTGACGGAGGCCATCGAAGATCCGTCATCATTGACCATTGATGACACGTCATCGCTGGCGCCGCAGGTGAGAGAGGGAATCGGCTGTTCCTTTTGCCACGCCACAACGCACATGTCGCCTACCACTGAGGTAGCCGCATCGGGAGGCGATTTTGAGGCGATCTTCTATTTCCTCAACACGGGCAATGTGAAGTATGGCACACTGCAAGATCCCATCGCGAACAGCGCTCACGAATCTCAATACCACCCCGATTATGACAAATCCGAGTTTTGTCGCGGCTGTCACGATATGACCATCGACGGCCTGGACGCAGAGGTTACGTTTACGGAATGGAGCGGTACCGCCTTTCAGGCCATGGGCGTTGAATGTCAGACGTGCCACATGCAGACATACGGTGGTTATGCGGTGGACCGCGAACTGTTTCCGGAAGCACCGCTGAGAGAGAATCTGCACCGGCACAGCTTCGCCGGCGTCGATCGTGCCCTGACGGCTTTCAGACAGGAAGATGCCCAGCTTGAGGCAATCGAAGATCTCATGAAGGTTACTGCGGAGCTTAACTTCCAGCCGTCCCTTCCTGATACAGTTTTGTCCGGGGACACGTTGCAAATTTCTCTCATCGTCACCAATAGCGCCGGACACAGTCTGCCATCCGGCGTCACCTTTGCGCGGCAGCTGTGGCTGGAGGTGACCGCTGTCCAGGAGGGTGATACGCTCTACGAAAGCGGTTTTCTGAACGAGGATCTTGATCTGTATGACTTCTACCTTGATCCAGAAGGTGTGATCGACCCGGACATCACCGTCTTCCGGACAGTGCTGTACAATGCCGAAGGAGATTCAGGCTTGCGCCACGTATCGGTGGAGAGGATATCACACTTCACGGACAATACTATTCCGGCGCAGGGATCGAAGACGGTGCGGTATCCTGTCATTTTAGATGATGCGTTTGAAGGAATCATGGACGTTAACATTCGGCTGAGGATGAGGGCGCTGCCGCCTTTTCTCCTGCGCGAGCTCGGACACGGTGAGTTCGTCCCACGGCTCACCATCTTTGATATTGCTGCCCTCTCGGGTTCGGTAACGGTTCGCTCTGGCGGATGA